DNA from Brassica napus cultivar Da-Ae chromosome C4, Da-Ae, whole genome shotgun sequence:
tcgTGCATGAGCACAGGAAAATCACCTAGTGgtaattaatatacactaacaCACTATTGTCTATATGCTGTTTACTAATATTTGAATTTCATTAAGGATACCTCCGTAATCAACCAACCATCGTAAGAATTAACGTGAGTGCGACACATAAGAAACTAAcatctcaaataatattatagatacatatatatatatactaacacACTATTGATTAACATGAGAATTTAATTGGTTTTCCTATTTAATTTGTCTAGTAAAGATaatcaaataatgaaaaaaagtaggggtgggcgttcgggtacccgttcgggttcgggtcgggtatttcggatttttgggtatttcggtatagaggtatagaacccgttcgggtatttctgtacttcgggtcgggttcgggtttttttagttcgggttcggttattttggaTCGGGTacgaatatttaaattttgaaaaaaaaaatttaaaatttaaatttttcatttttcaaatttcttgtatttaaaaatataactttcacttaactaatttttatttttaatagattgaatggttaatagatttggacataacattatgaaactaaaaaatacattaatttggttattgttttaaaattttggatgtaacattttgttaattcttgaaataaaaagtttgacatgcattttaagtgagtatcaaatcattttctccgtaATTCTATGTATttcatatgaacttaaaatatgtgtagtatcaatataaatattttatataaaatgagagatgtaaactaaaaatatatggttaattatacatatgttcggttatcttcggatatccattcgggttcggatattacccgttcgggttcggatatccaatctctcctaaatcaatacccgttcggatattttgctacttcggttcggatttcagttcgggtttttcggatcgggttcggatgcggtttcggatatcgggtaaagtgtccacccctaaaaaaaagtaacaaaaaaatatttttacatgttataattttttatcaaagaatagaaaaaaatcttgttatccacgataaacaaaaagaaacaaattttatcaatatattaatTCATTATCTACAGATTTttgtataaaacaaaaaaataaaagtttttttttggcttttccAAAACAGAATCACAAGTTTCTATAATGAAAACGCAAATTTCAtcgaatatttattttttttaagaaacgtGTTTTCAATGTGTTTTCATGTGATTCTGAAgggattttgttttcaaaacatttttgaaATGGTAAACAGATTTCTTATCTCGAAgacacaacacaatcaatagtTCTCGGAGTTCAAGGAATCTCCCATCATGAAGGTATATGGAGTTATGAATGCTGAGGAGAGCTCAAAGGACCTAGCAAGAGCTTTTTTATCATACAGGCCCTGTTAGTTTGCTCACCCAGAtgatccatctgggtgaagatgcaaatcgatgttcgttttgtgcattataatAATACATCCAGATAAATCACCaagctgaatttttaaaaactcatttcaAATTCTCACTcaaatgaaggtgagtcttgatagtgcatctggatgcagatgcatctagttcaatccaaaatgataaatgacaaaaatgacattttaaaattaaaatattattttcaaaccctaaattctatttttctgcatatacatttttttgctataaccaaaaatgcattttctcgcaaaaactgaaaaacacactttcccgccaaaactgcaagatgcgtttttccgcaaaaaaacgtaaaacacacatttccataaaaacacatttttcggccaaaccagtaaaaccgcacttttcgaccaaaaccgaaaaatcgaattttcttgttaaaacaaaaaaaaacgtattttccgccaaaacccaaaaaacgcattttcctgCCAAACTCCAAAAAGAATTTTCcagccaaaactgcaaaaaaaagcattttctcgctaaaaccgaaaaaacacaactttctcgccaaaaccggaaaacgcaactttctcgccaaaaccggaaaaacgcaactttctcgccaaaaccggaaaaatgcaattttcccgccaaaaccggaaaacacaattttctcaccaaaaccggaaaacggaattttcccgccaaaaccggaaaattgaattttcccgccaaaactggaaaacgaatttttccgtcaaaaccggaaaacataattttcccgccaaaaccggaaaaacgcattttcccgccaaaatcggaaaacacaattttcccgccaaaaccggaaaacagaattttcccgccaaacccgggatacattttcccgccaaaactagaaaactcattttcccgccaaaatcggaaaaatgcatttttccgccaaaatcggaaaagtgcatttttccgccaaaataaaatcggaaaaatgtattttcccacccaaaaccggaaaaatgtattttctcgtcaaaaccgcaaaaatgcttttcccgccaaaatcgcgaaaaaaaaatttccgccaaaatcgtgaaaaaaaacttttcccgtcaaaaacacttttcccgccaaaacgcaaaacacacttttcccgtccaaaccgcaaaacatatttttccgccaaacccataaaaacatatttttccgccaaaacaacaaaaatgcactttttcgccaaaaacactttttttctcaaaaaccgCCAAAatatttttcgccaaaaccgtaaaaatgctatttttccgccgaaacgtaaaaaattatattttaatcattttattaacaagtccacctggatgtagatggaagttaaaaaatgaaaagcaaacgaacatagttgcattcagatgattcatctggatgcatggacgaaatgaagaaacgaacaacacccagaTGGAGCATTTGGATGagacatctagatggaccatctggatgcatcttccagatgtacaaacgaagAGGGCCACAATCAACCGAAAACCCTAACCTTATTTCTGAATGGATTTTATGATCCATCAGAGGTCATGAGGGAAGGACCTAGTATGTACTTCCCTGGCACAGACGATCTATGTGGTGACTATTGCCATGGTCTAGACATTGTGAGTCCAGGCTCTTCCCTTCTCATATGTAAGCTCTTGTACTTCTCTGAGCAGCTCAATCTTCACACCCGGtaatttgctttctttttttccttctacaaatctatcatatattagaataaatacTATCACTGTTTTGATATATTGATCTGTAGACCCCAGTCTAGAAATCGAATTTTTGTTGAATTATCTAATGGAATTGAcgttaataaaaatcaaatcttgAAGTTCCGTCCTTCATTTATCCCTGCTATATAGGACTTAGCTCAGAGATTGAAAGCGATATATTTGTTTGTGGACAAAGAAATAAAACTAGTAAACATAAATAGACATGATAATTTGCTCAGTACTTGGGCtattaaaaaattcaatatacaTGCCTCCCTTTATTATGCATTTCACATAACAGCTTGTGCGaatgaaaaaatagttttcttttttttttgtagggtttcgcatgaaaaaatagtttagtatgTTAAATCATATAATGAGTGGATCAATCAGACACAACTAAACAATGGCTTAAAGTTATGGAATACGAACATGTGGCCACACTACCAGAGCTCTCGATCTTCCCACGAATCTCTTCTCCTACCCTATCCAATGCGATAATTCTACACCTAATATCCACCTTCTCCACAAAATTAGTATTAATCTGTGTCCAAAAAACCGCTAACTTCCCCTCGTACTCCGCCATTTTTCCAGCGTTAAAGGAACACAATGTTGCCTTCCCACCAGAATCAATCAATCTTCTCCAAACCTTGAGCTTTGTGTCAAACCACATTAACCCACTCCGCTTAAAACAAGCATATATCACATTCTCTACCACACACATGCAGTTCATATGCTCAATTAGCCTCTCTGTCGCCACGTTGTTTATACCTTCTCTCGGACTATACGCACTGATTCTCCCATGTTCCAAGTCCACCATGTAAACCTTGTCCTCCAGCGACGCACTAAACCGCGAATTGCATTGCACTTTCTCCTCACCTGCGAACTCCCAGGTTTGAGTTTCTGGATCAAACACTTCCACTTGGTTTTTCCCATAAGTTCCTCCAATCACGTATATCTTCCCGTCGACTACTCCCATTGCTTCTTTATGGGCCCACCTAGCCACTTTCATGCTTGGACCCATCCGTATAGTACCAGATCGAGTATCAAGGACCCTAACCTTCGTGGAGGGAAAAGGCCATCCGTGATCAGGGAAATAGATCTCTGATCCCACCGAGACTCCGGAAGAATAGAACGTAGGAAAATGAGGAGAGGTCAGGAGACCCGCCAATGAACAAGATCTCTGTTCCACCTGATAGTCATGAGTACTAGTGATCATCTTCTCACCCCGACGCAGAGTGATCCAGTGACACCTTTTGGAGTCTTGGTGGAAATGATAGAAGAGATAGAGGGACTATAAATAACCTAATACGTCAGCTTATATTCCATTATACAATAAAGTACTAAAATTCAAAAGGATTTTCATGTaagtatatataaaagaaattgtATAATAGATTATTAATCtatttcaataaaaattaatataactaattttagtaATTAACGTAATTGTGAAAATGTCAGTTAATCCAATACAAATATGTAAAAACTTGCAATACTTTAAATTTCGatcaattcaaaaacaaaatcaaaatgataCGAAGAATTAAAATAGTATAATCAAAGGGTCAATGGGTCTGTTTCTCCCTTGAAAGAGATAATCCAATGAAGggcaaatttatttttgataagCGCATGCTGTCACGTGAAGGTTATGAGGATTTGGTCAGGCTAAGCTGGGAAGGAGGGCCTGGTGATCACAGCTGTACCATGGAAAAAATTCAACGCTGCCGTCGAAAGATTATGACGTGGAAGAGAAACTCGGATATGAATTCAAAAGACAAAATCACTCGTCTCCGTGCAGCTTTAGAAATGGAGGTGGCGAAACTGAATCCCTCTTCTGACCTCATGAAGCAGTTGAAGATGGAGTTGGCTGGTGCTTTACGCGAAGAGGAATTATTCTGGAGGTGAAAGTGTCGTGAAGAATGGCTTAAAGCTGGAGATAGCAACACCAAATACTTCCACAATTGTGTCAAGGGCAGGAGGATTCAGAACCGAATTCTGATGCTGTTAGATGAAATGGGACACGAGCACTTCTCGGAAGGAGCAAAAGGAAACTAGGCTGTCGAGTTTTTCAGAGATCTTTTATCTAGTTCCAATCCCTTTGATCTCGATAGTCTGTTCCATGGGTTCAGAACCAGAGTGACGAGTGAAATGAATCAGAATTTGACGCGTCTGGTCTCTGAAGAGGAGATAAAAAAAAGCTGCTTTCGACGTCAAAGGGAGTAGTGCGCCTGGTGAGGATGGGTTAACTGGAATATTTTATCAGAGGTTCCGGCATATTGTTGGCCCTGGTCTAGTTTCTGAAGTCCAAGAGTTCTTCAGATCTTCGATCATGCCAGTTGGCTGGAACCACACTCAAATAAGCCTTCTTCCCAAAATCGACAATCCTTCTCACATGAAAGATATGAGGCCGATAAGCTTGTGTTCCGTGCAATACGAGATAATTGCAAAGGTATTGTGCAATAGGCTGAAGCTGATTCTACCAGAGATCATATCTGAAACACAAGGTACTTTTGTCTCGGGACGCATCATCTCAGACAATATCCTCATCGCCCATGAGATGATCCATGGACTACGCACAAACACAAAAGTAGCAAAGGGTTGGATGGCTATTAAAAGTGACATGTCCAAAGCATATGATCGCATTGAGTGGAACTTTTTGGAAGTTCTTCTCGAAAAGATGGGGTTAGATAGAGTCTGGATCAGATGGATAATGGCATGTGTAAACTCAGTCTCATTCTCAGTTCTCCTAAATGGAAACTCTCATGGGTTCATCAAACCAGAACGAGGCATCCGTCAAGGGACCCCTTGTCGCCATTTATCTTTATTCTGTGTGCTGAAGCCTTGGTCAATTGTCTTCAATCTTCAGAAGAAGCGGGTCGGCTCCACGGCATCAAGCTCTCAGATTCTGGTCCTTCGGTTCACCACCTGTTGTATGCTGATGATAGTCTACTTATGTGTAAAGCAAATACTGAGGAAGCTACCGAACTGATGGACTGTATACGCCAGTATGGAGAGGCATTTGGCCAGCGCGTGAATCACTTGAAGTCATCTGTAATTTTTTGCTCGCTAGTTCCAGAAGCTACAAAAGCTGAGCTTAAAGAAATACTGGAAATTGAGACCGAAGGAGGAGAAGGGTCATATTTGGGTCTGCCAGAATGTTTCAACGGCTCAAAAAGAAAGCTTTTCAGTTACATCATAGAAAATCTCCACGGCCGGCTGCAAGGTTGGTTCGCTAAATCACTGTCACAAGGTGGTaaagatattttgttaaaatcTGTGGGTATGGCCTTACCGGTGTTTGCGATGTCATGCTTTAAGCTTCCTAAAGATCTCTGTGATAAgcttacaagtgctatgataGAATTCTGGTGGAGCAGTGGGAATAACAGAAAGAAGATTCCATGGGTGACATGGAAAAAATTGTGCACTGATAAAGAGTTGGGAGGCTTAGGTTTCAAAGACATGGAAAAATTTAATCAAGCACTACTTGCTAAACAAGCGTGGCAGCTGTGGAAGTATCCTAATTCCCTCCTCGCTCACTTACTGAAGCATCGTTACTTTAGAAGAACGGAGTTCCTAtctgttggacccaattttggtcaGTACATTAATGGGCCCTGATCAAATATATGGGCCGTAAGGAACAGAAGCCCGTAGCCAACATATCGAGCTCGCAAAGGAAGACTCCGAGGTCCCGAAGATCGCGGAGTAGTCCCGGAGATCGCGAAGTAGTTAAGGAGATCACAAAGTCGATTTACTATAAATAAAGGAGAAGAGACACGAAGAGGcacacgttgaaaaccctagagagagctacacactTACATCGACCTTGTTCTCATCCCAATCTTAGATTCTTTCTTGACGGATCTCATTTGTATCACTCAATCTAGTTCAACTCATTgtatttgatcttattcatcaataaagtccatttttaCCTACTGGGAACTGTTTAACATCGTTGtattctaaagatatcgttgcctacatcatttgtcttccctagattaaaccccgatcactatcaaatacttagtgtagattttaggttctacattttggcgccgactgtggggaagataaacgaaaaacatcTTTGCTAAGAAACCGATCTAAGTTTCCTAAGCGCGATTATGGATCTCAACCAAACCGTCGGAACCACACCCTCAAGAGTCAACGACATCGATCCTATCGGATCCGACTCGGGGTTTGAAGCGACACCAACTGGGTTAACGGGAGCCAACGACGCAGCCGGAACAACCCAGACGCAAAGAATCCCTCCGATCGGGACTTCAAGTCAAGATCGATCCCTTCCAATCAATCAGACATCGATCCCAGAACGAGTCGGAGCTCGAGTCTGGAACCGTCCCGGGGAAAGATAATCCGCCGATGACCTGACCCGATCTCAATCCAGACCAATTTCGCCGACCCCTCTAGCACAAACTCGAGAAGAAATGACCGAACTTCGAGGAATGCTCTCGTCTCCAATCGACGAAATTCGTAACCAAAGGATCGCCAATCAAACCATCCTTAATCGACTAGACCAGGCTGAGAGGGAACTCACAGAGCATCGAGCTACAAACGTTCGAGAAAGAAATCAAACGCCCCTCGATCCGTTACGAGGGACGTCAAACCCCTAAAACGCCGGTCTATTCGGTACTCTGGAGATCCCAAGCGCTCGATCCGGATGCTACACGGGAGAAAGCTCACAACGACCCCCGCTGCAGGGCATGACGCACCGAAGCTTAAGCTATAGCGGATTGGATGAAATCGACACTGGGCTGCAACGTTCACGAAGTACTCCGATCCAATTCCAGAACGGATCAACGGAAAGGCAGGGAAGCGAGAACATGGATCCCGCCGCCGAACCTTTCGATCCCCGAGAATCGAACTCCATCCGCCATGAGGACCTTCCACCAAGCGGGATTCGATAACTCAACAGAACAAGCTCGGAGGCACGAACTTCGCAGTCTCGTCAATATCGATCCCCAAAGGGAAGACCTAGGGATCCTGAGTGAAACTGGAGCATTCCAGAATTATATCAAGAGGAACGATGCCAAGCTCAAGAGGATACATGCGACCATACATAAGGCAACGAGCTCTGCCCCAGATATCGACATGGTCATCGAAGAAACCAGAAGGACTCCATTTACAAACGGAATCGCCAGCGTAAGGCTGCATCACGTTGGGAAATTAAAATTCCCCGAATATGCAGGAAACACAGACCCAAAGGCCCATGTACGAAGCTTCTTTCTGGCAGATTCGAGAGCACACCTCACTGACGACGAAAAAGAGGCCGGTTACTGCCGCTTCTTTGCCGAGAACCTCACGGGGGCCGTCCTCGAATGGTTCGCTGGACTAGAAGAAAATTCGATTGACAATTTCACTCAGTTGGTATCTACGTTCCTCAAACAGTATTCAGTCTTCATAGAGATAAGAGTTACCGAGGCAGATCTTTAGAATCTCAAGCAATCACCTTTCGAGCCGTTGAGAGCGTACATAAACAAATTCTGAGAAATCAAGGCCAAGATTTCGCATCCGAACGAGGTCGTCGCCCTAGCAGCATTGAAGAATGGCGTCTGGTTCTCATCCAAATTCAGGGAAGAACTAGCAGTACGAGCACATATCTCGTTGGGTGACGCCCTACACCGAGCCTCTTACTTCGCCACCCACGAAGAGGAGGTCGCAGCCTTAAAAGAGCAGTATAGCGCGAACAAGAATAATGCGACTAAAAAGCCTACTGCTCCTAAGGAGCCAGCAACCAAAGGACAACATTCCTATGCAATAAATAACTCACCGCAAAAATCTTCGACATACGACCTCAGCAAATATTGCGTCTTCCATGACCGCAAAGGCCATTCAACCGAAGAATGGCGGGTCGCGCTTTGCAGTTGAACAAAAATAAGGAAACCACTGAAGAAACcggagaggaagaggaagagctAGTGACTCCAAAATCTAACCGAAAGGACAAAGTCTCGACAAACAAAAGAGGCAGGGAGACCGAGCGGAAATCACCGAGCTCTCCACCCTCAGCTCCGAAGAAAAGAGTCGACATGATTTCGTGGGGGCCAAACAACAACGCAACCGATGAAATCAAGAGCCAGACCGAAGGGAAAATACGCTTCGAGATCACGGTAGCGATCCGCACATTGGAAAACCCCGATGAAGCTACTCTTCCTCCCAGTATCACTCAGTATAACACAAACATAAAGTCTCCTTGCGGAAAAATCCCCAACTTCAAGCGAAAgaacaaaatgaccaaaattcGCGAGCTACTGGAAAAACCGACTGCCCTACAAATTCAGAAAAAAGACAGAATGCAGACCCTTAATCGCAATCTGTCTGGGGGACAGAGGCACTACCGACCAGCACTAACCAAGAAATGAAATTTTCCTGCCCACGGCAAAGGCAAAAAACGAATCGACTTCATTTACGGAGGTTCCAAGTTCTGCAATTCGGTCAACTCGATCAAAGCGTACCAACAGAGAGCTGAAAACAACGTAGGAGTGAGAGAGCCTCTATCCGGCCCCGAATACGAAATCACCTTCGACGAAAATGAGACCGCATATCTCGATAAACCACACGAAGACGCCCTCGTAATATGACTCGACGTCGGCGGTTGCGAACTATCTCGAGTAATGATCGACACTGGATcaacactcaggacttcttattctttttacccatcttgctgatcctgagtggctagctcatctttagctagtacccaccttaaaccctaaaacctttgTTCCGCCCTCATGCATTTGTTATTCAGTATCTTATGTGCAGATATGTACAAAATGGCCAGAGAGGAAAGGATCGACACAGTCTCTCACTCGTTGATGCAACAGAATTTTCTACTGAAGAATAGGCGGAAGCACACGGAGCAGCCGCTCTGCCGCCGATGATCTAACTAAGAGAAAAGGAGAAACAAGAATGAATGTGAAGTCAAGAACTCCAGTGGCATGTCACCATCACAATTGTTACCTCCTGCTTCATCACCATCACCTatgtattattcaaaaaaaaaaaaatcctagcTTTATGTACTTCAGAATAAGGtgatggagaaggagaagattcctaagaaaGATAGACGCCACTGGTAAATTAGAAGGAGTATAAAGTGAAGAGAGGAGAACCATGCAGATCAGAGCTACTGTTCCTAAAGAAGAATAcgcaaaaacgagtagaggtTGTGGACgtcaatggatctatcctctcttgcaATTTTGCACGATATCATGCATCCTCTACAAAATCTGGTAACCCTTAAACACTGATTAGCTCCACTTAAACACAAAAAAGCCTGTTTCATACCTAGACCGTTACCCTATCTAATGCttatgatgagaagctcacgctactcttaGTTGAATATAAGGAGTTTTGTCTGGAAGGTTTTAACTTTGGCAGGTCTGAGATACAGAGTATGGAGCCgttttgaacagcagtcagtggggttctTGGTAAGGATGTGTTTTTTTTAGCTAAACTGCTTATATGGTTCAGACATTCGTGGTTAttgtatggttgctgagaataggcgagttctcacactttcaaacctttctctcgGTTCTTGGTACTTGattttgtttgaggacaaacaaggatctaagtctgggggagttgatatattgtgtttttggcaCATTATATGTATGTCTTACTAATAGTTTTCAAAGTTTTATTGAGTCTTTTTAGTCTAtttgagtcattacaggtctggaggtGCATTGGATGAGAGATAGACCAGATGgagggaagaagagaaaaagagtgGGAATTTGGAGTCTTTCGCGCATAACAGTCGACCAGAGCAGCCCGAGTGTCTGCTCCAGCagcagagataaaaaaaaagaagtttccaaatatttcgggatttgccctagATTTCCTATTTTTCCCTATGGCCGCCTGTggctcatatatatatagtctcttATTTATTACTTTAGACCTACCTTAGTTTTTACGCAAGAAAGACCTGAGAGAGCTTTGATTTTTGGGAGATTgctacttgtaagggagaaggcctCATCTATCTCctagagaagattatcctgaaccctctgatttctattatctattatatgcagtattattcagaaatcatgcttctctgttcttgtgttatgtctgagtagtcatCGAATTAGTTTAGGGTTCTAGGGTTTTGGATTCGTAAGCTGAAGCATAAATAAGTCATCTTAAGATTGTCTACATTCATATTtgttcttattgcttgcattGAACTGATCACTTAGTGCATGAATTAGGGTTAATCAATTTAGCTAGCCGTTAATTGATAACTCGATATGATTTGAATGAGCTTTGCATCCctagtcagcgagagtagatattagggtgtactgtgaacatatcggacttgatctctaaagcTTGATAGCGCGTCTTGATCtaaacgagagtttaggcatcaagaccgacttgcaaaggaatcaataccacgagagtgggttgattcaacctgagtgatccgagtttagATTTGTTATAAACagaacttgaataattgcttGGTTTGCGATTTCCATACCTGAAGAAAAAATCCTAGACTAGCGCCTGTAAATCAATTCAAAACAACTTCATCTTGTTATTTGTTATTTACGTTATTGACTTCTTTAAAAACTCCCACTTTGTTTTAGCTTAATTATGATCTCATAAAGATAAAGCGTGAACTAGTCATTTGGAAttgaatctaaaaatattataactacactgttaacttgacactAGACAAAGATCCAATTTTA
Protein-coding regions in this window:
- the LOC106448604 gene encoding putative F-box/kelch-repeat protein At2g41360, which encodes MITSTHDYQVEQRSCSLAGLLTSPHFPTFYSSGVSVGSEIYFPDHGWPFPSTKVRVLDTRSGTIRMGPSMKVARWAHKEAMGVVDGKIYVIGGTYGKNQVEVFDPETQTWEFAGEEKVQCNSRFSASLEDKVYMVDLEHGRISAYSPREGINNVATERLIEHMNCMCVVENVIYACFKRSGLMWFDTKLKVWRRLIDSGGKATLCSFNAGKMAEYEGKLAVFWTQINTNFVEKVDIRCRIIALDRVGEEIRGKIESSGSVATCSYSITLSHCLVVSD